From the Desulfovibrio sp. JY genome, one window contains:
- a CDS encoding AAA family ATPase, with protein sequence MRDKLTVFLDMAASPARRAFEECLSEDGDFEVIGDGEEFAELLVCELDPDGGEEALEVLAETVARRGEREVFLTAQTYDAEILMRLMRQGVREFFPQPVSHEEVRMALWRLKTRLESRLGPMSGKHGSIIDVFGAKGGVGTTTAAVNIAAACLTLRPGASVALVDMNLPFGEAQLFLDITPKYHWGEVLGNISRLDATYLMSVMSRHPSGLYLLAPPSRLDDLQMATPENISKLLELMRQIFDTVVIDLGMYLDEITLKVMDISDAIVLVCVQNLPCLANVRRFLDNIRQAEAGLDEKLKIVVNRHLRDSDLVVEDMEKALSLPVFWQVPNDYPTTLAAINQGKTLLETAPKAPVTRSLADLARALAPPVPEPERKKGLFGLKRLTGRK encoded by the coding sequence ATGCGCGACAAACTCACGGTGTTCCTGGACATGGCCGCCTCGCCCGCGCGAAGGGCTTTCGAGGAGTGCCTGTCCGAGGACGGCGATTTCGAGGTGATCGGCGACGGCGAGGAGTTCGCCGAACTGCTCGTGTGCGAGCTCGACCCGGACGGTGGCGAGGAAGCCCTGGAGGTACTGGCCGAGACCGTGGCCCGGCGGGGCGAACGCGAGGTGTTCCTGACGGCCCAAACCTACGACGCCGAAATCCTCATGCGGCTCATGCGCCAGGGCGTGCGCGAATTTTTTCCCCAGCCCGTCAGCCACGAGGAAGTCCGCATGGCGCTGTGGCGGCTCAAAACCCGCCTGGAAAGCCGGCTTGGCCCCATGAGCGGCAAGCACGGCAGCATCATCGACGTCTTCGGGGCCAAGGGGGGCGTGGGCACCACCACCGCCGCGGTCAATATCGCCGCCGCCTGCCTGACGCTGCGGCCCGGGGCCTCGGTGGCCCTCGTGGACATGAACCTGCCCTTCGGCGAGGCCCAGCTGTTTCTGGACATCACCCCCAAATACCATTGGGGAGAAGTGCTCGGCAACATCAGCCGGCTCGACGCCACCTACCTCATGAGCGTCATGTCGCGCCATCCCTCGGGGCTCTACCTCCTGGCCCCGCCAAGCCGGCTCGACGACCTCCAGATGGCCACGCCCGAGAACATCTCCAAGCTCCTGGAGCTCATGCGCCAGATCTTCGATACCGTGGTCATCGATCTCGGCATGTACCTCGACGAAATCACCCTCAAGGTCATGGACATTTCCGACGCCATCGTGCTTGTGTGCGTCCAGAACCTGCCCTGCCTGGCCAACGTGCGCCGCTTCCTGGACAATATCCGGCAGGCCGAGGCCGGGCTCGATGAGAAACTTAAGATCGTGGTCAACCGCCACCTGCGCGACAGCGACCTGGTGGTGGAGGACATGGAAAAGGCGCTTTCCCTGCCGGTTTTCTGGCAGGTGCCAAACGATTACCCGACCACGCTCGCGGCCATAAACCAGGGCAAGACGCTGCTCGAAACCGCGCCCAAGGCCCCAGTCACCCGGTCCCTGGCCGACCTGGCCCGGGCCCTGGCCCCCCCGGTCCCGGAACCGGAACGCAAAAAGGGCCTCTTTGGCCTCAAACGCCTTACCGGCCGCAAGTAG
- the cpaB gene encoding Flp pilus assembly protein CpaB codes for MKSKAIPHMILAVILALVAGVLTIRWLGSVRGPGQGQRTRVEAKKVDVLVAAVAIPKGARLDAAMLRLKPYEVEAAPGGALRGVAEAVGRVAARDISKDDPITPDKLLAKGATSGGLDAAVSPGKRALTVKGTKVMGSGGLITPGSRVDVVVTYARPGKLEEKISKVILENIPVLATGTELEPRIGKDGREELASTDSFTLMVTPEEAERLALAADLGSMHMALRKPGDDDVVTTPGADVAGSLEAFAAAPAGPPTSPLEGAPAEGEPEEGGYSVEIIRGTERERITLDGVNQAKPEEKSHARP; via the coding sequence ATGAAGTCCAAGGCGATCCCCCACATGATCCTGGCCGTGATTTTGGCCCTGGTGGCCGGCGTGCTGACCATCCGTTGGCTGGGGTCGGTACGCGGCCCGGGGCAGGGCCAGCGGACCAGGGTCGAGGCGAAAAAGGTCGACGTGCTGGTGGCGGCCGTGGCCATCCCCAAGGGAGCGCGCCTGGACGCGGCCATGCTACGGCTCAAGCCCTACGAGGTCGAAGCCGCTCCGGGCGGGGCGCTTCGTGGCGTCGCCGAGGCCGTGGGCCGGGTCGCGGCCCGGGATATCTCCAAGGACGACCCCATCACTCCGGACAAGCTGTTGGCCAAGGGCGCCACGAGCGGCGGCCTGGACGCGGCGGTCTCGCCCGGCAAGCGGGCGCTCACCGTCAAGGGCACCAAGGTCATGGGCTCGGGCGGGCTCATCACCCCGGGCAGCCGGGTGGACGTCGTGGTCACCTACGCCCGGCCGGGCAAGCTCGAGGAAAAGATTTCCAAGGTCATCCTGGAGAACATCCCGGTCCTGGCCACCGGCACCGAGCTCGAGCCCCGTATCGGCAAGGACGGCCGGGAAGAGCTGGCCAGCACGGATTCCTTCACGCTCATGGTCACGCCCGAGGAGGCCGAGCGGCTGGCCCTGGCGGCCGATCTCGGCAGCATGCACATGGCGCTGCGCAAGCCCGGCGACGACGACGTGGTCACGACCCCGGGCGCGGACGTGGCCGGAAGCCTGGAAGCCTTTGCCGCCGCGCCGGCCGGCCCCCCGACCTCGCCCCTGGAAGGCGCTCCCGCCGAAGGCGAGCCCGAGGAGGGCGGCTACAGCGTGGAAATCATCCGGGGCACCGAGCGCGAGCGCATCACCCTCGACGGCGTAAACCAGGCGAAGCCTGAGGAGAAAAGCCATGCGCGGCCGTAA
- a CDS encoding UvrD-helicase domain-containing protein: MLIQVKASAGSGKTHALTERFISLALRTARNLPRSCAGSLEAGYALPEILAVTFTNKAAAEMRERVFTRLKKIALGLGGADADSRGKARDELEELLVHAERLNIRTIDSLLFLLARIFALDLGLRPDFEPAFNDAELLSDVYDRLAARLPEDPGLGRLFGDAAAALLQGTSGFLPMAPFRERILAVTQKLLTEPLAHPAEPEALRLGLERRIGRLANAAGAIFAALDAASLKANSNFLAFLRKCREAAQADAPPQSAYAGKATLTDCMLKASRDAVTPELERLYAELKEAHGACERELPALRAAMGLAPFVALAGALAEDYPTYLTQMRKLPHSQWSRLVAGRLGGDMGVPDAWCRLGAGLAHILIDEFQDTARDQWEVLRLLALECLARGGSLYLVGDVKQAIYGWRGGEAALFDEAPADPELSGVVDGVTRQTLPVNWRSAPVVVDANNRFFAPLADPDTADRVAAALLGPNLASAAPKLAAALGRAFTDARQSLPDDYHGPDGHVRITALAGASAGEYEDEARKALVRLLTDELIPRHGPGGVAVLTRSNPQAGRVADWLIRAGIPVVTENSLLLAEHPLIRQLAAMLAFLDFPPDSLSFFAFVSGRELFGDIAGIGRDELADWLTGLPHRGSLSLAFRARWPDVWDRLIRPYQRQTGLAAPYDLLREIVAGYRLLERRPGDEAFIRRFLEIAHLAENKGYGSIAAFLDFWRELGSDEKVPQPENIDAVRVMTIHKAKGLQFPAVVVPFHHFTGKAGQADLVVGHVEEGEVLAPDMPGLGPDHALRRARELAEQLHLLYVAWTRPQVELHAFVPGFGKLRDEARYPLPKALTILFAAFGQDPAAGEPIRLGSLPDAPPTAARACPALEAETPADTETTGDGQAVAADKEAIAVDAPMAWLPRLKVYRNVARDIRDSLRFSEKRRGELAHLAAETFARLGHDPADPQPAARRAAAMALGGQRLDAGLRARLTGEFTDMLVWLAELPDCRDALADGILERELLDDAGARHRPDLLFAGPEHTLVLDFKTGHEDPEHVTQVSRYLRLARALPGRAGLPARGLLVYLDKRVCRPVEAAS; encoded by the coding sequence ATGCTGATCCAGGTCAAGGCCTCGGCCGGTTCCGGCAAGACCCACGCCTTAACCGAGCGCTTCATCTCCCTTGCCCTGCGCACGGCCCGAAACCTGCCCCGCAGCTGCGCCGGCAGCCTCGAGGCCGGCTACGCCCTGCCCGAGATCCTGGCCGTGACCTTCACCAACAAGGCCGCGGCCGAGATGCGCGAGCGGGTCTTCACGCGCTTAAAAAAGATCGCCCTGGGCCTCGGCGGCGCGGACGCCGACTCCCGGGGCAAGGCCCGCGACGAGCTGGAAGAGCTGCTCGTCCACGCCGAGCGCCTCAATATCCGCACCATCGACAGCCTGCTGTTCCTTTTGGCCCGCATCTTCGCCCTGGACCTCGGGTTGCGCCCGGATTTCGAGCCGGCCTTCAACGATGCGGAACTGCTGTCCGACGTCTACGACCGCCTGGCCGCCCGGTTGCCCGAGGACCCTGGACTGGGCCGGCTTTTCGGCGACGCGGCGGCGGCCCTGCTCCAGGGGACGTCCGGCTTTTTGCCCATGGCCCCCTTTCGGGAGCGGATCCTGGCCGTCACCCAGAAGCTTTTGACAGAGCCGCTGGCCCATCCGGCCGAACCCGAGGCCCTGCGCCTGGGCCTCGAGCGGCGCATCGGCCGGCTGGCCAACGCGGCCGGGGCCATCTTCGCCGCCCTGGACGCGGCGTCGCTCAAGGCCAATTCCAATTTCCTGGCCTTTCTGCGCAAATGCCGCGAAGCCGCCCAGGCCGACGCCCCGCCCCAGTCCGCCTACGCCGGCAAGGCGACGCTTACCGACTGCATGCTCAAGGCCAGTCGCGACGCGGTCACGCCCGAGCTCGAACGCCTCTACGCCGAGCTTAAGGAGGCCCACGGCGCCTGCGAGCGCGAGCTGCCGGCGCTGCGCGCGGCCATGGGCCTGGCGCCCTTTGTCGCCCTGGCCGGGGCCCTGGCCGAAGACTACCCCACCTACCTGACCCAGATGCGCAAACTCCCCCACTCCCAGTGGTCGCGCCTGGTGGCCGGCCGGCTCGGCGGCGACATGGGCGTGCCCGACGCCTGGTGCCGGCTGGGGGCGGGGCTGGCCCACATCCTCATCGACGAATTCCAGGACACGGCCCGCGACCAGTGGGAGGTGCTGCGGCTTCTGGCCCTGGAATGCCTGGCGCGCGGAGGGAGCCTCTATCTCGTCGGCGACGTCAAGCAGGCCATCTACGGCTGGCGCGGCGGCGAGGCGGCCCTTTTCGACGAGGCCCCGGCCGATCCCGAGCTTTCCGGGGTGGTCGACGGCGTCACGCGCCAGACGCTGCCCGTCAACTGGCGTAGCGCCCCGGTGGTGGTCGACGCCAACAACCGCTTTTTCGCCCCCCTGGCCGATCCGGATACGGCGGACCGCGTGGCCGCAGCCCTGCTCGGCCCGAACCTCGCCTCCGCCGCGCCCAAGCTTGCGGCCGCGCTTGGCCGGGCCTTCACCGACGCCCGCCAGAGCCTGCCCGACGACTACCATGGCCCGGACGGGCACGTGCGCATAACGGCCCTGGCCGGCGCCTCGGCCGGCGAATACGAGGACGAGGCCCGCAAGGCGCTCGTCCGGCTGCTGACGGACGAACTCATCCCCCGCCACGGCCCGGGCGGCGTGGCCGTCCTGACGCGGTCCAATCCCCAGGCCGGCCGGGTGGCGGACTGGCTGATCCGGGCCGGCATCCCTGTGGTGACCGAAAACAGCCTGCTTCTGGCCGAGCATCCGCTGATTCGCCAGCTGGCCGCCATGCTGGCCTTTCTGGATTTTCCGCCGGACAGCCTGTCCTTTTTCGCCTTCGTTTCCGGACGCGAACTTTTCGGCGACATCGCCGGCATCGGCCGCGACGAACTGGCCGACTGGCTGACGGGACTCCCCCACCGGGGCTCGCTGTCCCTGGCCTTTCGCGCCCGCTGGCCCGACGTCTGGGACCGGCTGATCCGGCCCTACCAGCGCCAGACCGGACTGGCCGCGCCCTATGACCTGTTGCGCGAGATCGTGGCCGGTTACCGGCTGCTTGAGCGCCGCCCCGGCGACGAGGCCTTCATCCGCCGTTTCCTGGAAATCGCCCATCTGGCCGAGAACAAGGGCTACGGCTCCATCGCCGCCTTTCTCGACTTCTGGCGCGAACTCGGCTCGGACGAGAAGGTGCCCCAGCCGGAAAACATCGACGCCGTGCGGGTCATGACCATCCACAAGGCCAAGGGGCTCCAGTTTCCGGCCGTGGTCGTGCCGTTTCACCACTTCACGGGCAAGGCCGGCCAGGCGGACCTGGTGGTCGGCCACGTGGAGGAAGGCGAGGTGCTGGCCCCGGACATGCCCGGCCTCGGCCCGGACCATGCCCTGCGCCGGGCCCGCGAACTGGCCGAGCAACTGCACCTCCTCTACGTGGCCTGGACCCGGCCGCAGGTGGAACTGCACGCCTTCGTGCCCGGCTTCGGCAAGCTGCGCGACGAGGCGCGCTATCCCCTGCCCAAGGCGCTGACCATCCTTTTCGCCGCCTTCGGCCAGGATCCGGCCGCCGGCGAGCCCATCCGCCTGGGGAGCCTGCCCGACGCGCCGCCGACCGCCGCCCGCGCCTGCCCGGCCCTCGAAGCCGAAACGCCGGCCGATACGGAAACGACCGGGGACGGACAGGCCGTCGCGGCCGACAAGGAGGCCATCGCCGTGGACGCGCCCATGGCCTGGCTGCCGCGCCTCAAGGTCTACCGCAACGTGGCCCGCGATATCCGCGACAGCCTGCGCTTTTCCGAAAAGCGGCGCGGCGAGCTGGCCCACCTGGCCGCCGAAACCTTCGCCCGCCTGGGGCACGACCCGGCCGATCCGCAGCCCGCCGCCAGACGCGCCGCCGCCATGGCCCTCGGTGGGCAGCGCCTGGACGCGGGCCTTCGCGCCCGGCTGACCGGGGAATTCACGGACATGCTGGTGTGGCTGGCCGAGCTGCCCGACTGCCGGGACGCCCTGGCCGACGGCATCCTGGAGCGCGAACTCCTGGACGATGCCGGCGCGCGCCACCGGCCGGACCTGCTCTTCGCCGGACCGGAACACACCCTGGTGCTCGACTTCAAGACCGGCCATGAAGACCCCGAACACGTGACCCAGGTCTCCCGCTACCTGCGTTTGGCTCGCGCCCTGCCCGGCCGGGCCGGACTGCCGGCCAGGGGGCTGCTCGTCTATCTCGACAAGCGGGTCTGCCGGCCCGTGGAGGCCGCTTCGTGA
- a CDS encoding type II and III secretion system protein family protein, which produces MRGRKFTKPGARLLIWLLVCGLATMSYAAPGRIGAVAVRTAPKLSLTIGKSVILQSDADVSRVSVAQPEIADFVLLSPRQIYVTGRAPGITNLTLWDKGDKVRAVYDLDVAPDISRLKKMLHDVMPGETGIEVMASQDSIALSGTVRDSGNMKKALTLAEVYAPKKVLNLLSVGGVQQVMLEVRVAEMSKSLVNRMGINLSAVGDGNFAYTLVGSLSSVASGMFDTYYPQNAYQYITMTAKSADSSASFDSSPIQLAYREFNQPSSKATMSMNQGTAVARWNTNFGGAGNTAMTAVVDMLKQNGLVKILAEPNLVCLNGQTADFLAGGQIPVPVSSGLGTTTIEWKKFGVQLNFTPTIVAGDRINLKVNPEVSNLDYTRAITLLGSTIPAINTRQTSTTIELKNGQTFAIAGMLNEQSRNSMDKYPVLGDIPVLGALFKSSQYQKDQSELVILITAHLVKPLDKKAISLPTDSAHEPDDLEFFLGINRDAKSDAGAAQARTLATPGTLDGDFGHAVPVAAVARPREIQ; this is translated from the coding sequence ATGCGCGGCCGTAAGTTCACGAAACCGGGCGCCCGGTTGCTCATCTGGCTGCTTGTGTGCGGCCTGGCCACGATGTCCTACGCCGCGCCGGGTCGGATCGGGGCCGTGGCCGTGCGCACCGCGCCCAAGCTGTCGCTGACCATCGGCAAGTCCGTCATCCTGCAAAGCGACGCGGACGTGTCGCGGGTGTCCGTGGCCCAGCCCGAGATCGCCGATTTCGTGCTGCTTTCCCCACGGCAGATTTACGTTACCGGCCGGGCTCCGGGGATCACCAACCTGACCCTTTGGGACAAGGGCGACAAGGTCCGCGCCGTCTACGACCTGGACGTCGCCCCGGACATTTCCCGGCTCAAAAAGATGCTCCACGACGTGATGCCCGGGGAAACCGGCATCGAGGTCATGGCCAGCCAGGATTCCATCGCGCTTTCCGGCACCGTGCGCGACAGCGGCAACATGAAAAAGGCCCTGACCCTGGCCGAGGTCTACGCGCCCAAAAAAGTCCTCAACCTGCTTTCCGTCGGCGGCGTGCAGCAGGTCATGCTCGAGGTGCGCGTGGCCGAGATGTCCAAGTCCCTGGTCAACCGCATGGGCATCAACCTGAGCGCCGTCGGCGACGGCAACTTCGCCTATACCCTCGTCGGCAGCCTTTCGTCCGTGGCCTCGGGCATGTTCGACACCTACTACCCCCAAAACGCGTACCAATACATCACCATGACGGCCAAATCCGCGGACAGCTCGGCAAGCTTCGATTCGTCGCCCATTCAGCTGGCCTACCGGGAGTTCAACCAGCCCTCCAGCAAGGCGACCATGAGCATGAACCAGGGCACGGCCGTGGCCCGCTGGAACACCAACTTCGGCGGCGCCGGCAACACGGCCATGACCGCCGTCGTCGACATGCTCAAGCAAAACGGACTGGTCAAGATCCTGGCCGAGCCGAATCTGGTCTGCTTAAACGGCCAGACCGCAGATTTCCTGGCCGGCGGCCAGATTCCCGTGCCCGTATCCTCGGGGCTCGGCACCACCACCATCGAATGGAAGAAGTTCGGCGTGCAGCTCAATTTTACGCCGACCATCGTGGCCGGGGACCGCATCAACCTCAAGGTCAACCCCGAGGTCTCCAATCTCGACTACACCCGCGCCATCACCCTGCTCGGGTCCACCATCCCGGCCATCAACACCCGGCAGACCTCGACCACCATCGAACTGAAAAACGGCCAGACCTTCGCCATCGCCGGCATGCTCAACGAGCAGTCCCGCAATTCCATGGACAAGTATCCGGTGCTCGGCGACATTCCGGTGCTCGGCGCGCTTTTCAAAAGCTCCCAGTACCAGAAGGACCAGAGCGAGCTCGTGATCCTCATCACCGCCCACTTGGTCAAGCCGCTGGATAAGAAAGCCATTTCCCTGCCCACGGATTCGGCCCACGAGCCCGACGACCTGGAATTTTTCCTGGGCATCAACCGGGATGCCAAATCCGACGCCGGCGCGGCGCAGGCCCGGACGCTGGCCACGCCGGGCACCCTGGACGGCGATTTCGGGCACGCCGTGCCCGTGGCCGCCGTGGCCAGGCCCAGGGAAATACAGTAA